The nucleotide sequence CCCTGGTGTCCGGGCTGCTGGATGTTTTGGAGTCGATCCAATCCCAACAGTTGGTCTTTCCCAAGGACACCCTGGCGATTTTGGCCATTGTGGTGCTCAACGGCCTGCTGGGGTATATCCAAGAAAGCAAGGCGGAACAGGCCCTGCTGGCCCTGAAAAAAATGTCAGCGTCCCGGGTGCGGGTGATCCGGGGCGGACAGGTGCAAGAAGTGGATGCGCCGGAGCTGGTGCCGGGGGATGTGGTGCTCCTGGAGGCGGGCAATAAAATTCCGGCGGACGGGCGTTGGCTGGTGACCGCCAATCTCCAGGTGCGGGAAGCCATGCTCACCGGGGAAGCTTTACCCGTGACCAAACAGGCGGATGTAGTCCTACCCCCCCAGACGGAGGTGGGCGACCGGGTAAATTTGGGGTTCATGGGCACGGAGGTGGTTCACGGGCGGGGCACGCTGGTGGTCACCCAAACAGGGATGAACACGGAGCTGGGGAAAATTGCCTCGGCCCTCGAGACGGTAGAAGTCGAACCCACCCCCCTGCAACGGCGCATGGACCAACTAGGGAAAACCCTGGTGACCGGGGCCTTGACCCTAGTAGCTCTGGTGGTGACCGCCGGCACCCTATACGATCCTGGGATGTTTGGCACGCTGGTGGAAGTGTCCCTGAGCATGGCGGTGGCGGTGGTGCCCGAGGGACTACCGGCGGTGGTGACGATTACCCTGGCCTTGGGCACCCGGCGGATGATGCAACGCCAGGCCCTGATTCGCCGTTTACCCGCTGTCGAAACCCTCGGTTCGGTAACGGTGGTGTGTTCGGACAAGACGGGCACCCTGACCCAAAACAAGATGGTGGTGCAGGCGCTGGCCCTACCGGATTTGGGCTATATCCAGGTGACGGGCAAGGGCTACGAACCCAACGGCGAATTCTTCGGCCCTGACCACACCCCCTTTGCTCCCCAGGCCCACCCGGAGGTGATGTCCCTGTTGCTGACGGGCCTGTTGTGCAACGACGCTACCTGGAAACAGGAGCAGGGGGAATGGGTGATCCTCGGCGACCCCACCGAAGGGGCGTTGATCCCCCTGGCGGCCAAGGCGGGTTTGACGCAGGAGCGCTACGGGTTGCTGCGGGTAGCGGAGTTTCCCTTTTCTTCGGAACGCAAGCGCATGAGTGTGGTGGTGGACACGGATGACCAACCCTTATTTGCCTTTGTGCGGGGGGAGTTCTTGCTGCTGTGCAAGGGGTCGCCGGAGTTGACCTTGGCCTGTTGTGACCAGGTGCAACGGGGCCTGGAGGTGCAACCGCTCACGCCGGAGCAACGGCAACACATCCTGGCGCAAAACAATGTCTTGGCGAGTCAAGGGCTGCGGGTGCTGGGGTTGGCCTACCGGTCCCTGGATGCCCTGCCACCGGGCCCCAATGCCGATGACCTGGAGCAGGGGTTGATTTGGTTGGGATTGGTGGGCCTTATGGACCCTCCCCGTCCCGAAGCCAAAACCGCCGTCGCCCGTTGCCATGCCGCCGGCATTCGGGTGGTGATGATCACGGGCGACCACCAACTCACCGCCTGTACCATCGCCAAGGAACTGGGCATCTGGCGACCCAGGGATGGGGTACTCACCGGGCGGGACCTGGAGACCTTGACCCTGGAGGCCCTGGTGGAGCAGGTCGAACGGGTGACGGTCTATGCGCGGGTCTCCCCGGAACACAAGCTCAAGATCGTACAGGCGTTCCAGAAAAAAGGGCATATCGTCTCTATGACCGGGGATGGGGTGAACGATGCCCCGGCCCTCAAACAGGCGGATATCGGCGTGGCTATGGGTATCACCGGGACGGATGTGAGCAAAGAAGCCAGCGACATGATCCTGCTGGATGACAATTTCGCCACCATCGTTGCGGCGGTGGAGGAGGGGCGGGTGGTCTATAGCAATATCCGGCGCTTTATCCGCTACATCCTGGGCAGTAACATTGGGGAAGTGATTACGATTGCCATGGCGCCGCTGCTGGGGTTGGGGGGTTCGCCCTTGACGCCCTTGCAAATTCTCTGGATGAATCTGGCCACCGATGGCATTCCGGCGCTGGCGCTGGCGGTGGAACCGGGGCGAGCCGTCGTCATGCACCAACCCCCCAAAGACCCCCAGGAAAGCATCTTTGCCCGGGGTCTTGGGTCCTACATGGTCCGGGTGGGGCTGGTGTTTTCCACCGTGACCATCGCTCTCATGGTCTGGGCCTTTGATTACACCCAAACCCATACCGCCGGTGGCCTGGACCCGCAGCGTTGGCAGACGATGGTGTTTACCACGTTGTGTTTAGCCCAGATGGGCCATGCCCTGGCCGCCCGTTCCGATAGCCGCTTGCTCATTGAACTGTCTCCCCGTAGTAACCCCTGGATTTGGGGGGCGGTGGGATTGATGACCCTGGCGCAACTGTTGATCGTCTATGTCCCGCCCCTGCGCCGGTTTTTCCGGGTGTTTTATCTGCCGCCCCAGGAGATGGGCATTTGCTTGGCCTTTAGCACCCTGGTGTTTGTCTGGGTGGAGTTGGAAAAGTTAGTAATCCGTCGCCTCTGGCCGGGCTATGACCGGGAAGGTTAGGTGACTTAGGGACAGCGGTGTGCGACCATAAAGACAGGGTTGAGCCAGTAACGACCATGACCGTAACCAGCCGCCACGACCCGGTCCACATCCTGGTCATTGATGACAGTATGGTGGTGCGAGAACTCATTGCCCAGTACCTGGAGGAGGGGGGGTATATTTTGGAAACGGCTGCCAATGGGGAGGAGGCCTGGGCGGCCATTTGTGAATCGCCCCCGGATTTGATCATCAGCGACTGGTCCATGCCCGGTATTTCTGGGATTGAGCTATGTCGCCGGGTGAAATCGGACCCCCAGTTGCAACACATTTACTTCCTGATGCTGACGGCGCGGGAGGATGCGGCCGACCGGGTGCTGGGGCTGGATACGGGGGCGGATGAATTTATCTGCAAACCCATTGACGCCGAGGAATTGCGGGCTAGGATTCGGGCGGCCTTGCGGGTGCGGCAATTGACCCGTTCCCTGATGGAGGCCAACCAACGCCTCAAGGACCAGTACCATTTGTTGGCCTCCATGTCCCTGATTGATGAGGAAACGGGGGTGTTGAATGAGCGGGCCTTTCGCACGGCCTTACCGGGACTGCTGCGCCAGATTGGGGAACGCCCTCCGGAGGGCCCCATTGATGAAAACTACGTGCTCTACTACCGCTACGGCAGTCTGTGGCTGCTCCAGGTGGATGATTGGCCCGCCTGGGAAAGCCAATACCGGCCCGAGGTGCGACGGCAAGTGTTGACGGTGGTGGCCCGCCGGTTACAAAGCCGCTCCCTGCCGGGCAGTTTGTTATACCGGGTGGAGACGGCTCAGTTTGCCTGTGTAACGCTGGGGCTGACACCGCAGCGGGCCTATGAGTTCGGTCGCGTCCTGCGCCAGGCCATTGCTGAGCATCCAGTGAGCTTGACAACCGAACTCTCGCTTCCGGTGACCGTCAGTTTGGGGGGGGTTGTCCTCACCCCCGAAACCAGCGGCGATCCAGAGGGGGTGTGGTCTCAGGCCCAGGTCGCCCTCCAGAAGGCCCAAAGTCAGGGCACCAATCAACTGCTGCTGTTGGGCTATGAGTCAGCCGGCCATTGACTGAATTTGCGCCATCATGGCCAGGGCCTGGTCCAAGTAGCTGCCACCAAACAGGCTGAAGTGATTAAGGATGTGGTAGAGGTTGTAGATGACCTTGCGCTGGGGGTAACCGGGCGTCAGGGGCCAGGTTGCTTGGTAGCCCTGGTAGAACGTCTCGGGGAAACCACCGAACAATTCGCTCATAGCTAAGTCCACTTCCCGGTGCCCATAGTACACGGCGGGGTCAAAGAGCACGGGTTCCCCCTGGCTGGTAAAGGCGGCATTGCCCCCCCACAAATCCCCATGCACCAGGACGGGTTCGACGGGTACATCTTGGAGTAGTCGGTGCACTCGCTCTAAAAACGCCGTCAGTTGCGGAAAGCGGCCTCCCCGGCGCTGGGCCAACTGAAACTGATACATCAACCGTTGCTGGCAAAAAAAGGTGGCCCAATCGTCACACCAGGCGTTTTTTTGAGGAGTCGCGCCGATGTAGTTATCCCGTTCCCAGCCGTAGCGTTGGCCTTGGCCCCGCTGGTGCAGTTGCGCCAGTTGCTGCCCCATGTGGAACCAGTCCCCCCGTCGCTGCAAAGACAGGTATTCCAACACCAAAAAGGCCTGGCCATCCGCTTCCCCCCAACCGATGACTCGGGGCACTTTCACCGTGCAGGTGGACCACAGTGCCTGCAACCCCTGGGCCTCGGCAATGAACATATCCAGGGCAGCGGCGCGATTGACCTTGACAAAAAACTGGCGCCGGCCATCGCTGACCACCTGATTGGCATGAATGCATCCCCCACCTGCACCCCCCCGGGGTTGCCCGGCAAAGGGCTGGCCCGTGCGCTCGCTGATGACCTGGTTGACCGCCTGCCACAAAGCAGTCATAGTCGGGATAGCTGGCGCAAAAACCGCTGCGTAACGGCACCGGGGTCTGCTGCTCCCATGATCGCCCGCACCACCGCTACCCGCTGTGCCCCCAGGGCCAACACCTCCTGCAGGTTTTCCAGGTCAATGCCGCCAATGGCAAACCAGGGTTTGGGCCAAGTCTGGAGAACGTGGGCGATGTACTCCCGGCTGGTGGGGGGTTTGTCCGCTTTGGTGGGGGTGGCATAAAAAGGGCCAACGCCGATATAATCTGCACCCCCAGCGATGGCCCGCTCCAGTTCTGCCCTATTCGTGGTCGAACACCCCAGCAGTCGTTCCGGCCCCAGCAACCGGCGCGCTACCGGCAAGGGCAAATCCTGCTGTCCCAGGTGCACCCCATCCGCCCCTACTGCCAAGGCCAGGTCCACCCGGTCGTTGACAAGAAACAGCGCTCCGTAGCGATGGCACAGCTCACCCAATTTCCCGGCCATTTCGAAACGCTGGCCGTCGGGGGCTGCCTTATCCCGGTACTGCACCAGTCGGACCCCCGCTTGCAAGGCCGCCTCCACCGTTGCCAACAGCTGGGGGGTGGGCATGGTGATGAGATACAAATGGGCCTGCTGCAGTTTTTGTCGCCGTTCGCCACCGGTGGCCGCCGTTTCCAGTTCATACACCCGGTAGCGCAACTGCTTCATCGCCTGGGCCATGGCTCCATCCACCAACTTGGCGTATTCCTCCAGCACCCGCAGCGCCTCCTGCACCCGGGCGAAATTGGCTTGCAACAGGACGGCCACATCGGGCTTGTGGGCTTCCTGGGGGTGGCTCAATCCGGTACCGACGTCATTAGCCGTATCCCGAGCCTGGCGAAATTCGGGGCGGTGCCAGCCGGCCAATTCCTGGCGATAGGTTTTGCAGCGCTCCGCCAAGTGGGGGTCGTTTTGGCCCAAGCGGCACCATTCCTCAATTACGCGCAAGCCCTCCCGCGCCCGGTCCAAATTGGCATCCAAAATGCGATAGATGCTGCCTGTGGGGTCCATGCCCTAGGAAATGGTATCGGTAAGCTCCAGCGTGACCGCATCCCCCATCTTAACACCGAACCGCTGGGCGGCATGGCCCTGGTGACACGCAATCTCCACATAGCCATGACTGCCTATTAGGGCAATGGGAGCGCCCACCGGTACATCGCTGTAGCACCGCCCCCAGGGGATGCCCTGACCCCTTAGGACCACCCGCGGTTGACAGTTGGCAGGAATCAGCGTCGCCGGCAGATTCGTCACCAGATTCCCGAAATGGTCAATGTACTGGATATGCCCCTGCCAGCCCTGGGCCAGTCGCACCGGCGACGGGGGTAACCAGCGCACCAGCGTCCCCAGGTCCAGGGGTTCCCCCAGTTCCGCCAACGGAACACCGGCAGCTAGATGCGCCGCGACCGGAGCGAAAATATCCCGCCCGTGAAACGTCTGGCTGGGGGTAGGGCTGCGCCAGTAGCGGGGATTGTTGAGTACCACAACCGTGTCCGCTTGGTCGAACCAGGGGGTGAAAATACCGTTGTCCGGACCCACCCCGTAGCCCCAGGGGGTACGCAGCCCGATGGGACGTCGGGAGCTGCCCACGCCGGGGTCTACTACCACCAGGTAAATGGCGCCGGGG is from Gloeomargarita sp. SRBZ-1_bins_9 and encodes:
- a CDS encoding cation-transporting P-type ATPase, with translation MTVSPDCTTPAWHSLSIGDTLTYLETSPDGLAAAEAQRRLAQYGPNELQETHARSRWDILLDQFKNVMLVLLIVVALVSGLLDVLESIQSQQLVFPKDTLAILAIVVLNGLLGYIQESKAEQALLALKKMSASRVRVIRGGQVQEVDAPELVPGDVVLLEAGNKIPADGRWLVTANLQVREAMLTGEALPVTKQADVVLPPQTEVGDRVNLGFMGTEVVHGRGTLVVTQTGMNTELGKIASALETVEVEPTPLQRRMDQLGKTLVTGALTLVALVVTAGTLYDPGMFGTLVEVSLSMAVAVVPEGLPAVVTITLALGTRRMMQRQALIRRLPAVETLGSVTVVCSDKTGTLTQNKMVVQALALPDLGYIQVTGKGYEPNGEFFGPDHTPFAPQAHPEVMSLLLTGLLCNDATWKQEQGEWVILGDPTEGALIPLAAKAGLTQERYGLLRVAEFPFSSERKRMSVVVDTDDQPLFAFVRGEFLLLCKGSPELTLACCDQVQRGLEVQPLTPEQRQHILAQNNVLASQGLRVLGLAYRSLDALPPGPNADDLEQGLIWLGLVGLMDPPRPEAKTAVARCHAAGIRVVMITGDHQLTACTIAKELGIWRPRDGVLTGRDLETLTLEALVEQVERVTVYARVSPEHKLKIVQAFQKKGHIVSMTGDGVNDAPALKQADIGVAMGITGTDVSKEASDMILLDDNFATIVAAVEEGRVVYSNIRRFIRYILGSNIGEVITIAMAPLLGLGGSPLTPLQILWMNLATDGIPALALAVEPGRAVVMHQPPKDPQESIFARGLGSYMVRVGLVFSTVTIALMVWAFDYTQTHTAGGLDPQRWQTMVFTTLCLAQMGHALAARSDSRLLIELSPRSNPWIWGAVGLMTLAQLLIVYVPPLRRFFRVFYLPPQEMGICLAFSTLVFVWVELEKLVIRRLWPGYDREG
- a CDS encoding response regulator — encoded protein: MTVTSRHDPVHILVIDDSMVVRELIAQYLEEGGYILETAANGEEAWAAICESPPDLIISDWSMPGISGIELCRRVKSDPQLQHIYFLMLTAREDAADRVLGLDTGADEFICKPIDAEELRARIRAALRVRQLTRSLMEANQRLKDQYHLLASMSLIDEETGVLNERAFRTALPGLLRQIGERPPEGPIDENYVLYYRYGSLWLLQVDDWPAWESQYRPEVRRQVLTVVARRLQSRSLPGSLLYRVETAQFACVTLGLTPQRAYEFGRVLRQAIAEHPVSLTTELSLPVTVSLGGVVLTPETSGDPEGVWSQAQVALQKAQSQGTNQLLLLGYESAGH
- a CDS encoding fructosamine kinase family protein, producing MTALWQAVNQVISERTGQPFAGQPRGGAGGGCIHANQVVSDGRRQFFVKVNRAAALDMFIAEAQGLQALWSTCTVKVPRVIGWGEADGQAFLVLEYLSLQRRGDWFHMGQQLAQLHQRGQGQRYGWERDNYIGATPQKNAWCDDWATFFCQQRLMYQFQLAQRRGGRFPQLTAFLERVHRLLQDVPVEPVLVHGDLWGGNAAFTSQGEPVLFDPAVYYGHREVDLAMSELFGGFPETFYQGYQATWPLTPGYPQRKVIYNLYHILNHFSLFGGSYLDQALAMMAQIQSMAG
- a CDS encoding thiamine phosphate synthase, with protein sequence MDPTGSIYRILDANLDRAREGLRVIEEWCRLGQNDPHLAERCKTYRQELAGWHRPEFRQARDTANDVGTGLSHPQEAHKPDVAVLLQANFARVQEALRVLEEYAKLVDGAMAQAMKQLRYRVYELETAATGGERRQKLQQAHLYLITMPTPQLLATVEAALQAGVRLVQYRDKAAPDGQRFEMAGKLGELCHRYGALFLVNDRVDLALAVGADGVHLGQQDLPLPVARRLLGPERLLGCSTTNRAELERAIAGGADYIGVGPFYATPTKADKPPTSREYIAHVLQTWPKPWFAIGGIDLENLQEVLALGAQRVAVVRAIMGAADPGAVTQRFLRQLSRL
- a CDS encoding SAM-dependent chlorinase/fluorinase → MAPILLLTDFGHQDHYVGVLKGVILRLCPQAVVVDLSHSLPAYQWQAAQFLLQQAYPYFPPGAIYLVVVDPGVGSSRRPIGLRTPWGYGVGPDNGIFTPWFDQADTVVVLNNPRYWRSPTPSQTFHGRDIFAPVAAHLAAGVPLAELGEPLDLGTLVRWLPPSPVRLAQGWQGHIQYIDHFGNLVTNLPATLIPANCQPRVVLRGQGIPWGRCYSDVPVGAPIALIGSHGYVEIACHQGHAAQRFGVKMGDAVTLELTDTIS